One window of Metamycoplasma arthritidis genomic DNA carries:
- a CDS encoding GDSL-type esterase/lipase family protein, whose protein sequence is MSETTQFNNFFPLEKPSQETLKKINYVAIGGIYASGFNSKIGFATNGFLDNNNNIYGLSYPSFFATLIKDSNFLELSSFYNLSMPGSSIDLWNALVTKNKDKIKASQKRLDFLQSLDWHISNPFKNYFSSLFDKWNVLQGDFNIVSNKINDANLITITLGLGDVFFKIPFEKINRMRLAKAEEALKIYQQINNEIIDACYAVENKLIKLYKAIREKNPTAKIVFVSYTKPFIYLETFIQEALKLEKLIKTNFLEDTIKKVNEAMKKCANKCQTSYVDVYDEFYWEKNKAFLFENIFAPFPTENGYKKIAYDLFTKLCLNKETFLQEILIPHKFDNYIINKEYWLRDLRSYEQIFSPKFGAYELFKSIFGSNLNYNILVYSENEAKIHSILAPYLRFAKTLDAYIRYNDGDQTINMFVNNLLDDFFNEAPEKYASIEMLKNYLLNSGNGKKIYLALLKNGKLEKILFILQRSLIQKNLLAVDKKTIQNEWHNILISNQKLIYDVFKQLFNANIISSSKEEIKEIILTLISDLFNGSMYEFLNTKHLNFRYTIIRDYFLSIKTINDFVIFVVESIVNYASLYEKLSSFDELWKNWIVNNKYKFFYFIDKTFLEISSQENIDSTVELICQIIFQIYHIDALSLKERQILEKSIKNIILVLKENQGILNAILAKFIDRIKNYSFYDLLVKKDKNQNIFKKSKWVRNIVFLRLITKTWKDLISIKKIVNRNKMK, encoded by the coding sequence ATGAGTGAAACGACACAATTTAATAATTTTTTTCCATTAGAAAAACCTAGCCAAGAAACTTTAAAGAAAATTAACTATGTGGCCATCGGCGGCATTTATGCTAGTGGTTTTAATAGTAAAATTGGATTTGCTACAAATGGGTTTTTAGATAATAATAACAACATTTACGGACTTTCCTATCCAAGTTTTTTTGCTACACTTATTAAAGATAGTAATTTTCTAGAATTAAGTAGTTTTTACAACTTATCTATGCCTGGTAGCTCAATTGATCTTTGAAATGCTCTTGTTACTAAAAATAAAGACAAAATTAAAGCAAGCCAAAAAAGGTTAGATTTTTTGCAATCACTTGACTGACACATTAGCAATCCTTTTAAAAATTATTTTTCTAGTCTCTTTGATAAATGAAATGTTTTGCAAGGCGATTTTAATATTGTTTCTAATAAAATTAACGATGCTAATTTAATTACAATTACTTTGGGCCTTGGCGATGTTTTTTTCAAAATTCCGTTTGAAAAAATCAACCGAATGCGACTTGCTAAAGCAGAAGAAGCACTAAAAATTTATCAACAAATTAACAACGAAATCATTGATGCATGCTACGCCGTTGAAAACAAATTAATTAAGTTATACAAAGCTATTCGTGAAAAAAATCCCACTGCTAAGATTGTGTTTGTAAGTTATACTAAACCATTTATTTACCTTGAAACTTTTATTCAAGAGGCTTTGAAACTCGAAAAATTAATTAAAACCAACTTTCTTGAAGATACTATTAAAAAAGTTAATGAAGCAATGAAGAAATGTGCCAATAAATGTCAAACTAGTTACGTTGATGTCTATGACGAGTTTTATTGAGAAAAAAATAAAGCATTTTTATTTGAAAACATTTTCGCTCCTTTTCCAACTGAAAATGGTTATAAAAAAATTGCCTATGATTTATTTACGAAACTATGCTTAAATAAAGAAACCTTCTTACAAGAAATACTAATCCCCCACAAGTTTGATAACTACATTATTAATAAAGAATATTGGCTAAGAGATCTTCGATCATATGAACAAATATTTAGTCCTAAATTCGGCGCTTACGAACTTTTTAAAAGCATCTTTGGAAGTAATCTAAATTACAATATTTTAGTTTATTCAGAAAATGAAGCAAAGATACATAGCATTTTGGCCCCGTATCTACGTTTTGCTAAAACGCTTGATGCTTACATTCGCTACAATGATGGTGATCAAACTATTAACATGTTTGTTAATAACTTACTAGATGATTTTTTTAATGAAGCCCCCGAGAAATACGCTTCAATTGAAATGCTTAAAAACTATTTGCTAAATAGTGGTAATGGTAAAAAAATCTATCTAGCATTGCTAAAAAACGGCAAGCTAGAAAAAATTCTGTTTATTTTGCAAAGGTCATTAATTCAAAAAAATCTTCTTGCTGTCGATAAAAAAACTATCCAAAATGAATGGCACAATATACTAATTTCAAACCAAAAACTAATATATGATGTTTTCAAACAGCTATTTAATGCTAATATCATCTCAAGTAGTAAAGAAGAAATTAAAGAAATTATTTTAACTCTAATAAGTGACCTATTCAATGGTTCAATGTATGAGTTTTTAAATACAAAGCATCTAAACTTCCGTTACACAATTATTCGCGATTATTTTCTTAGCATAAAAACTATTAATGATTTTGTGATCTTTGTTGTAGAAAGCATCGTCAATTACGCGAGCCTCTATGAAAAACTATCATCTTTTGATGAGCTATGAAAAAATTGAATTGTCAACAATAAATATAAGTTTTTTTATTTTATTGATAAAACGTTTTTAGAAATCTCATCGCAAGAAAATATTGATAGCACTGTGGAGCTAATTTGCCAAATTATTTTTCAAATCTATCATATTGATGCTCTAAGTCTAAAAGAACGGCAAATCTTAGAAAAAAGCATCAAAAATATTATTCTTGTTCTTAAAGAAAACCAAGGAATCTTAAATGCAATTTTAGCCAAGTTTATTGATCGAATAAAAAACTACTCATTTTATGACTTACTAGTAAAAAAAGATAAAAATCAAAACATCTTCAAAAAGAGTAAATGAGTTCGAAACATTGTCTTTCTAAGACTAATAACCAAAACTTGAAAAGACCTTATTTCCATTAAAAAAATTGTTAATAGAAATAAGATGAAATAA
- a CDS encoding FAD synthase, producing MDMKVYNWDLLKQSPIIKEPLTICLGGFESLHLGHYELIKKAREINATNSENKLAILLLKNSINKGRIQEKKLFQLKTRLYTISALNFDYAFYIEVSEDLINLSAEKFIEKLKEINVKQIVCGPDFCFGHNRMGSIAMLKENFAVSVVEERKINKQKISSSLITELISDGNIIEANKLLLEKYAFITNINRFKFTYPQNLVKLKAGIYCVNVVIKDIEYHGVCLIKKSKPDDEQTLINKLYLFDLKIIPSKYEEIFIEFEKSIRYISSLASNDLFEKDLQAAQKFFENNK from the coding sequence ATGGATATGAAAGTATACAACTGAGATTTATTAAAGCAAAGCCCCATAATTAAAGAACCCCTAACTATTTGCTTAGGCGGCTTTGAAAGTCTTCATTTAGGCCATTACGAACTTATTAAAAAAGCACGCGAAATAAACGCAACAAACTCTGAGAACAAATTGGCAATCTTACTTTTAAAAAATTCCATTAATAAAGGTCGAATTCAAGAAAAAAAACTTTTTCAACTAAAGACTAGATTATATACAATTAGTGCCCTAAATTTTGACTACGCTTTTTATATTGAAGTTTCTGAAGATCTAATAAATCTTTCAGCAGAAAAATTCATTGAAAAATTAAAAGAAATTAATGTCAAGCAAATTGTGTGCGGCCCAGACTTTTGCTTTGGCCATAATCGTATGGGTAGCATTGCTATGTTAAAAGAAAATTTCGCAGTTAGCGTTGTTGAAGAAAGAAAAATCAATAAACAAAAAATATCTTCATCACTGATAACCGAGCTAATAAGTGATGGCAATATAATAGAAGCCAATAAGCTACTCCTTGAAAAATATGCTTTTATCACTAATATTAATCGCTTCAAATTTACATATCCCCAGAATTTAGTCAAACTAAAAGCAGGCATTTATTGCGTTAATGTTGTTATTAAAGATATTGAATATCATGGCGTTTGCTTAATTAAAAAAAGCAAGCCAGATGATGAGCAAACTTTGATTAATAAACTTTATTTATTTGATCTAAAAATTATTCCTTCTAAATATGAAGAAATCTTCATTGAATTTGAAAAAAGCATTAGATATATAAGTTCACTTGCTAGCAACGATCTCTTTGAAAAAGATCTTCAAGCAGCTCAAAAATTCTTTGAAAACAATAAATAA
- the rpsO gene encoding 30S ribosomal protein S15, with amino-acid sequence MVSKQKIEELVKKFGRNAKDTGHLPVQIAILTEKIESLKKHFEANKKDLHSMRGFIAKVNHRKALLSHLKSSNYELYLETIKALNIRK; translated from the coding sequence ATGGTTTCAAAACAAAAAATTGAAGAACTAGTGAAGAAATTTGGAAGAAATGCTAAAGATACAGGACATCTACCTGTACAAATTGCGATTTTAACTGAAAAAATTGAATCACTTAAAAAACACTTTGAGGCTAATAAAAAAGACTTACACTCAATGCGGGGTTTTATTGCTAAAGTTAACCACCGTAAAGCATTACTTAGTCACTTAAAATCTTCAAACTACGAACTATATTTAGAAACAATTAAAGCTCTAAATATTAGAAAATAG
- a CDS encoding MAG0490 family ComEA-like DNA-binding protein: protein MKVTKWNKKGKWIFWGIAFTISSTILISSYFVINKLKSSKPNEKEFINVTINGAVYYPGEYSLKKGSIVNDLLKLAKLKANADLSKISKTNTLLDSQKFYIPFNKQKKFFISEINDVEILINLGINKKLALKIFNLIKEKGSKITWKDFESIKGLGPKTLEILKKSIIFET, encoded by the coding sequence ATGAAAGTCACAAAGTGAAACAAAAAAGGTAAATGAATATTTTGAGGGATAGCTTTTACTATTTCGTCAACGATTTTAATATCTTCATACTTTGTGATTAATAAACTAAAAAGCAGCAAACCAAATGAGAAAGAGTTTATAAACGTAACAATTAACGGTGCCGTTTACTATCCTGGCGAGTATTCATTAAAAAAAGGAAGCATTGTTAATGACTTACTAAAACTAGCAAAATTAAAGGCCAATGCTGATCTAAGTAAGATTAGCAAAACTAATACCTTACTTGATTCACAAAAGTTTTACATTCCTTTTAATAAACAGAAGAAATTTTTTATTAGTGAAATTAACGATGTTGAAATTTTAATAAATCTAGGGATTAACAAAAAATTAGCTTTAAAAATTTTTAATTTGATTAAAGAGAAAGGTAGCAAAATTACTTGAAAAGATTTTGAATCAATAAAGGGCTTGGGACCCAAAACTTTAGAGATTTTAAAAAAATCAATAATATTTGAAACTTAA
- a CDS encoding MAG0480 family ComEC-like protein, with the protein MKRFWINKGLGTQNFRDFKKINNIWNLIFVAFLCALCLFIAITNPNNLLFWFAFIVIVFINLFNPKFHLCWTLMALTMMASYLLFWAIVTSLNNIEIDQSFKIIRRYRNSFIVNYNGINIIVKNSNTLYQVNDIIQLKGKLKMISNISNFNLSNNTFLELIDYDIKRIFNDSSWLENYLASRYEPANKFLLLLLLSRRVDLTASLLESAKELNIAHLFVISGLHFGLFYLTFLWILKKCKVNVDIANLISVVILFAYLFLLDFQISALRAFTFIVAKLINDKLLDKKFNSLDILVFVALLFMIVNPNIIYNYSFILSFTITFVILLIVQATNKFKSEWIKNVLVLLGAYLSSLLISLTFNQKIVTLGFIYQIFFSPIIIFSYFFSMLFFWTSYLLPFYFKILNSLIQIIKTTSVVLEVPKKLYYLPLILHLLFFILSSSRISKVLTFSKAIWFKKLKVR; encoded by the coding sequence TTGAAAAGATTTTGAATCAATAAAGGGCTTGGGACCCAAAACTTTAGAGATTTTAAAAAAATCAATAATATTTGAAACTTAATTTTTGTTGCCTTTCTTTGTGCGCTATGCTTATTTATTGCCATCACTAACCCTAATAATTTACTATTTTGATTTGCATTTATTGTGATTGTTTTCATAAACTTATTTAATCCAAAATTTCACTTATGTTGGACACTAATGGCATTGACAATGATGGCATCTTATTTGCTCTTTTGAGCAATAGTTACTAGTTTGAATAATATTGAGATTGACCAAAGTTTTAAAATCATTAGGCGATATCGAAATAGTTTTATTGTTAACTATAACGGCATAAATATAATTGTAAAAAACAGCAATACACTATATCAAGTAAATGATATTATTCAACTCAAAGGCAAATTAAAAATGATTAGTAACATTTCTAATTTTAATCTTAGTAATAATACTTTTTTAGAATTGATTGACTACGACATTAAACGAATTTTTAATGATTCTTCATGGCTTGAAAATTATTTGGCTTCTCGATATGAACCAGCCAATAAATTTCTGCTATTACTGCTGCTTTCAAGAAGAGTCGATTTAACCGCTAGTTTACTTGAAAGCGCTAAAGAGCTAAATATAGCACATCTATTTGTTATTAGTGGTCTGCATTTTGGACTATTTTATTTAACTTTTTTATGAATATTAAAAAAATGTAAAGTAAATGTTGATATTGCTAACCTTATAAGCGTAGTTATTTTATTTGCTTATTTGTTTTTGTTAGACTTTCAGATTTCTGCTCTAAGAGCTTTTACTTTTATTGTGGCCAAATTAATTAATGATAAATTGTTGGATAAAAAATTTAATAGTTTAGATATTCTAGTTTTTGTAGCACTTTTATTTATGATAGTAAATCCAAACATCATTTATAATTACTCATTTATTTTGTCTTTTACTATTACTTTTGTTATATTGCTAATCGTGCAAGCTACTAATAAATTTAAAAGTGAATGAATAAAAAATGTTTTAGTGTTATTAGGAGCTTATTTATCATCACTTTTAATTTCGCTAACATTCAATCAAAAGATTGTGACTTTGGGATTCATTTATCAAATTTTCTTTAGTCCGATTATAATTTTTAGTTATTTCTTTTCAATGCTATTTTTCTGAACTAGTTATCTACTACCCTTTTATTTTAAAATTTTAAATAGTTTAATCCAAATAATAAAAACTACAAGCGTTGTGCTTGAAGTTCCAAAAAAATTATATTATTTACCGCTAATTTTACATTTACTTTTCTTTATACTGTCAAGCTCTAGAATCTCAAAAGTTTTAACTTTTTCTAAAGCAATATGATTTAAGAAACTAAAAGTTCGTTAA
- the ligA gene encoding NAD-dependent DNA ligase LigA, with protein MTEKEKIRNEVFELQAKINEWDNAYYNLDAPLVEDAIYDREILKLKKLEEQYSSYFSFEELANSPTQKINAKSSDLFKKVTHDSPMLSLNKAYTEEEIQKFIDNIKKVTPTFSFFLEPKIDGLSISIKYRNGQLFQAVTRGDGLVGEDVTENIKQIKNIPKEIAYQKPLEVRGEVYLALSEFEKINLNFQKENKPLMANPRNAAAGTLRQLDKEIVANRNLSAFLYNIVAPEDHNIFTILEARDFLKNLGFSVTKEATYAKDLSEINSYIENFKHLKKTLDYETDGVVIKLNELQHYDALGATNKFPHSAIAFKYEPNTTTTVLKNIFITVGRTGLVTYNAELEPVILSGSCITFATLNNYQYIKDLKLNKGDLVYIKKAGEIIPCVIGLVNKKHEETEFNKFLKCPYCNSDLIETDTLLEQYCSNENCPEIRRKKIIHFASKKAMELNSLGEKNIDVFINEGLLENVIDFYKLKEKKDKIMSLERFGTKSVMNILKSIEESKKNSLDRVIFGLSIKHIGSKVAYFLASKILKLSNFLDFDFDSLISYNEIGEKIISSLKNWVAKEENKNLVKDLLDNDVDLEFIATKKTERFAQLSFVITGTLSQPRSHFEKLIKENGGSISSAVSAKTSYLLVGEDAGSKLAKARALNVKILDEEAFNELLVS; from the coding sequence ATGACCGAAAAAGAGAAAATTAGAAATGAAGTCTTTGAACTCCAAGCTAAAATAAACGAATGAGATAATGCTTATTATAATCTTGATGCTCCGTTGGTCGAAGATGCTATCTATGATCGTGAAATTTTAAAGCTAAAAAAATTAGAAGAACAATATAGTTCATATTTTAGTTTTGAAGAACTAGCCAATTCACCGACACAGAAAATCAATGCTAAGAGTTCTGACTTATTTAAAAAAGTTACCCATGATAGTCCAATGCTTTCACTAAATAAAGCTTATACAGAAGAAGAAATTCAAAAGTTTATTGATAATATTAAAAAAGTTACACCCACTTTTAGTTTTTTTCTAGAACCTAAAATTGATGGTTTGTCAATTTCAATTAAATACCGGAATGGACAACTATTCCAAGCAGTCACTAGGGGAGATGGTTTAGTCGGCGAAGATGTTACTGAGAATATTAAGCAAATTAAAAATATTCCCAAGGAAATAGCTTATCAAAAGCCACTTGAAGTTCGAGGCGAAGTTTATTTAGCATTGAGTGAATTTGAAAAAATTAATTTAAATTTTCAAAAAGAAAATAAACCTTTGATGGCCAATCCTCGTAATGCTGCTGCTGGGACTTTAAGACAACTTGATAAAGAAATTGTAGCAAATCGTAATCTTTCTGCTTTTTTATACAATATTGTTGCACCAGAAGATCACAACATTTTTACTATTTTAGAAGCTAGAGATTTTTTAAAAAACTTAGGCTTTTCGGTAACTAAAGAAGCAACTTATGCTAAAGATTTATCCGAAATTAATAGCTATATTGAAAACTTTAAGCACCTTAAAAAGACTCTTGATTATGAAACTGATGGTGTAGTTATCAAATTAAACGAACTGCAACATTACGACGCGCTTGGTGCTACTAATAAATTTCCCCACTCCGCTATTGCTTTTAAGTATGAACCTAACACGACAACAACAGTTTTAAAAAATATTTTTATTACTGTAGGTAGAACGGGGCTTGTTACATATAATGCTGAACTTGAACCGGTGATTCTTTCGGGTAGTTGTATTACCTTTGCCACTTTAAATAATTACCAATATATAAAAGATCTAAAGCTCAACAAAGGGGATTTAGTATATATAAAAAAAGCTGGTGAAATTATTCCATGTGTAATTGGTTTAGTTAATAAAAAACATGAAGAAACTGAGTTTAATAAATTTTTAAAATGCCCATATTGTAATAGCGATCTAATTGAAACTGACACTTTGTTAGAACAGTATTGTAGTAACGAAAATTGTCCGGAAATTAGAAGAAAAAAAATCATTCATTTTGCTTCAAAAAAGGCAATGGAACTAAACTCATTAGGTGAAAAAAACATTGATGTTTTTATTAACGAAGGGTTACTTGAAAATGTGATTGATTTTTATAAGTTAAAAGAAAAAAAAGACAAGATTATGTCCTTAGAACGATTTGGCACAAAATCGGTTATGAACATTTTAAAATCAATTGAAGAATCAAAGAAAAACTCATTGGATCGTGTAATTTTTGGCCTATCCATTAAACATATCGGTTCAAAAGTAGCCTATTTTCTAGCATCAAAAATTCTTAAATTAAGTAATTTTCTTGATTTTGATTTTGACTCGTTAATCTCTTATAATGAAATTGGCGAAAAAATCATTTCGTCTCTTAAAAACTGAGTAGCCAAAGAAGAAAATAAAAATCTTGTCAAGGACTTGCTTGATAATGATGTGGACCTAGAATTTATTGCCACTAAAAAAACTGAACGTTTTGCTCAACTTAGTTTTGTAATCACAGGTACACTTTCGCAGCCAAGATCGCATTTTGAAAAACTAATTAAAGAAAATGGGGGTTCGATTTCTTCGGCCGTTTCAGCTAAAACCTCTTATTTATTAGTTGGCGAAGACGCTGGTTCAAAATTGGCTAAAGCTCGAGCTTTAAATGTAAAGATTCTTGACGAAGAAGCTTTTAACGAACTTTTAGTTTCTTAA
- a CDS encoding energy-coupling factor transporter transmembrane component T family protein, giving the protein MNQAIIGKYVNSNTPIHKLDPRLKFLANILFIILFFVADHFITLGILTAFIMVVYIISTKSIKSCLLKLRTPFYIAIFLLVINMLTIKGAVGQNSTPFVPLAGDTNVDSFVFHRNELIVNDIYWAPFGPNSVFQLTKFTLLRTISIFIRIYGVILTTTILTVTTKPVLLTRAINDLLLPLKLIRIHTEIITMIISIALRFIPTLLDEANRIMKAQSSRGIDFKNGNFKERTKSFVVLIVPLFVASFSKANDLSDAMVSRGYEPYAKRSHYRKLEPSWRDLIATLFIMACVLMVILCQLEAIKLPWWWIRTFQRV; this is encoded by the coding sequence ATGAATCAAGCAATTATTGGTAAATATGTTAATAGCAACACGCCAATTCATAAGTTAGACCCTAGACTAAAATTTTTAGCCAATATTTTGTTCATTATTCTTTTCTTTGTGGCTGATCACTTCATTACTTTAGGTATCTTAACTGCTTTTATTATGGTTGTTTATATTATTTCAACTAAATCAATAAAATCATGTTTACTTAAACTTAGAACGCCTTTTTATATTGCTATCTTTTTATTAGTAATTAATATGCTTACTATAAAAGGTGCTGTTGGACAAAATAGTACACCTTTTGTTCCTTTGGCCGGCGATACTAATGTTGATAGTTTTGTTTTTCATCGTAATGAATTAATTGTTAATGATATTTATTGAGCGCCATTTGGGCCTAATTCCGTTTTTCAACTAACCAAATTTACTTTGCTAAGAACTATTTCAATTTTTATTAGAATCTATGGTGTTATTTTAACAACTACTATTCTAACTGTAACTACTAAGCCTGTTTTATTGACTAGAGCAATCAACGACTTACTTCTTCCCCTAAAATTAATAAGAATTCATACCGAAATTATTACTATGATTATTTCAATTGCCCTTCGTTTCATTCCGACACTTTTAGACGAAGCAAATCGTATTATGAAAGCGCAGTCAAGCCGGGGCATTGATTTTAAAAACGGTAATTTTAAAGAAAGAACTAAATCGTTTGTAGTGTTAATTGTTCCATTATTTGTAGCTTCATTTTCAAAAGCAAATGATTTATCAGACGCTATGGTTTCGCGAGGATACGAACCTTATGCTAAAAGAAGTCACTACCGGAAACTAGAGCCTAGTTGACGTGATTTGATTGCTACTTTGTTTATTATGGCTTGCGTTTTGATGGTAATTTTATGTCAACTAGAAGCAATTAAGTTGCCATGATGATGAATTAGAACCTTCCAAAGAGTTTAA
- a CDS encoding ATP-binding cassette domain-containing protein, whose translation MQIEVKDITKEFNKGLPTHIKVLDGISATFNEGEMISIIGPTGSGKTTFIEHLNALLIPNSGTINFFDVPLKQKLKKPKKPKRDPAMSELDYRDLLNVWKDKINHIKKLKRADRFEIVKTEINIKKTKRKIKNVKGLRKQVGVVFQFAEYQLFESTIEKDIIFGPISMGVKKEEAKKLARKYLKMVDLPEEYLDKSPFNLSGGQKRRVALAGILAMEPRFLVLDEPTAGLDPHGVQEMLKLFYELNRKENKTIILVTHDLDNALRWTNRTIFVKNGKIIHDGDTYEALNDEKFLIENNLIPTKLLSFVNKLKEHGFKIDKITSIDDLASQLNEQLKKKRR comes from the coding sequence ATGCAAATTGAAGTAAAAGATATAACAAAAGAATTTAATAAAGGTTTGCCCACTCATATTAAAGTGCTTGATGGCATTAGTGCTACTTTTAATGAAGGTGAAATGATTTCAATTATTGGGCCAACTGGCTCTGGCAAAACCACTTTTATTGAACATTTAAATGCTTTATTAATTCCTAACTCTGGAACTATCAATTTTTTTGATGTTCCGTTAAAACAAAAGCTAAAAAAACCAAAGAAACCCAAAAGAGATCCGGCAATGTCCGAGCTTGACTATCGCGATCTTTTAAATGTTTGAAAAGACAAAATTAATCATATTAAAAAACTAAAACGTGCCGATCGTTTTGAAATTGTTAAAACCGAAATTAATATCAAAAAAACCAAAAGAAAAATCAAAAATGTAAAAGGCCTAAGAAAACAAGTTGGAGTTGTATTTCAATTTGCCGAGTATCAATTGTTTGAATCAACAATCGAGAAGGACATTATTTTTGGCCCGATTTCAATGGGTGTTAAAAAAGAAGAAGCTAAGAAATTGGCTAGAAAATATTTAAAGATGGTTGATTTGCCCGAAGAGTATTTAGATAAGAGCCCTTTTAATCTTTCGGGTGGTCAAAAACGTCGCGTAGCTTTAGCGGGAATTTTGGCAATGGAACCAAGGTTTTTAGTTCTAGATGAGCCAACAGCTGGACTTGATCCTCATGGTGTACAAGAAATGCTTAAGCTGTTTTACGAGTTAAATCGAAAAGAAAATAAGACTATTATTTTAGTAACTCATGATCTTGATAACGCCCTAAGATGAACTAATCGTACAATTTTTGTAAAAAATGGCAAAATCATTCATGACGGTGATACATACGAAGCTTTAAATGATGAAAAATTCCTTATTGAAAATAATTTAATACCAACTAAGCTACTATCCTTTGTTAACAAACTGAAAGAACACGGGTTTAAGATTGACAAAATTACAAGCATTGATGATTTAGCTAGTCAATTGAACGAACAACTCAAGAAAAAAAGGAGATAA